The Hymenobacter sp. GOD-10R genome includes a window with the following:
- a CDS encoding NAD(P)-dependent oxidoreductase has translation MRNVSLGLIREGKNPPDRRVALTPKKCVEALSSFPGLRLVVQESAVRSYSDQEYRDLGIEVQADVADCDILLGVKEVPVDQLIPNKTYLFFSHTVKKQPRNREMLRQILAKNITLIDYEMLTNARGERIVAFGRYAGIVGAYNGLLIYGRKHNLYNLKPAYQCVDMDDMQEEFFKVKKLPPIKIAVTGSGRVAQGALEVLTRMGIRRVSVYDYLYLAFNEPVYTQLCSSDYNARRDGRVWDTPDFHRNPQEYKSTFDKFLPVTDLLIACAYWDPAAPKLFTEAETQQPSFHINTIADVTCDVDGSIPCTKRSTSITAPAYDYNPATGELEPPCSRPENITIMAVDNLPCELPRNASRDFGRQLLDAVFPHLLSDTADEIIERATITRNSQLTARYQYLQDYVADTKIASAPTT, from the coding sequence TTACGCCTTGTGGTGCAGGAAAGCGCCGTGCGCAGCTACAGCGACCAAGAATACCGCGACCTAGGTATCGAAGTACAGGCCGACGTAGCCGACTGCGACATCCTGCTAGGCGTGAAAGAAGTGCCCGTAGACCAGTTGATTCCCAACAAAACGTACCTGTTCTTTTCTCACACCGTCAAGAAGCAGCCGCGCAACCGCGAGATGCTCCGGCAAATCCTGGCCAAGAACATCACACTGATTGACTACGAGATGCTGACCAACGCGCGAGGCGAGCGAATTGTGGCCTTTGGGCGCTATGCCGGGATTGTGGGCGCTTATAATGGCCTGTTGATCTACGGGCGCAAACACAACTTATATAACCTGAAGCCGGCTTACCAGTGCGTCGACATGGACGACATGCAGGAGGAGTTCTTCAAAGTAAAGAAGCTGCCGCCCATCAAAATAGCGGTGACTGGTAGTGGCCGCGTGGCGCAGGGCGCCCTGGAAGTACTCACGCGCATGGGTATCCGGCGGGTGAGCGTATACGATTACCTGTACCTAGCTTTCAACGAGCCGGTGTACACGCAGCTGTGCTCTTCCGACTACAACGCTCGTCGTGATGGGCGCGTGTGGGATACGCCCGATTTTCACCGTAACCCCCAGGAGTATAAGTCGACCTTCGACAAGTTTTTGCCCGTGACCGATCTGCTCATTGCCTGCGCATATTGGGACCCCGCTGCGCCAAAGTTGTTCACGGAAGCTGAAACGCAGCAACCTAGCTTCCACATCAATACCATTGCCGACGTGACCTGCGATGTGGATGGCTCTATTCCGTGCACGAAGCGTAGCACTAGCATCACCGCTCCCGCTTATGACTACAATCCTGCTACCGGCGAGCTAGAGCCGCCCTGTTCGCGGCCCGAAAATATTACCATCATGGCCGTTGACAATCTGCCCTGTGAGTTGCCGCGCAATGCTTCCCGCGACTTTGGTCGGCAACTGCTCGATGCAGTGTTTCCGCATCTGCTGAGCGACACGGCAGATGAGATAATCGAGCGCGCTACTATCACTCGCAACAGCCAGCTGACTGCCCGCTACCAGTACCTGCAAGACTATGTGGCGGACACAAAAATAGCCTCCGCGCCAACGACCTAG